The following coding sequences are from one Rutidosis leptorrhynchoides isolate AG116_Rl617_1_P2 chromosome 11, CSIRO_AGI_Rlap_v1, whole genome shotgun sequence window:
- the LOC139875884 gene encoding putative F-box protein At1g67623: MDQLSKNILDVLPNDIVGEILSRVGQQSSVHLSAARLVCKDSLKQSEHYLVYRRLSLDRWPILAWDLGLRYLEEASNNGLNQAVYVYGLIMFSSHELEEKDKGLKILNARFPPLSDLVVSVRMDVYGLLHQLWRRNLHPFADLATTCPISGHVHYFPYVHGFELTIPECMSCFWAYELGLIINRFRYN, from the exons ATGGATCAACTTTCAAAGAATATTCTAGATGTTCTTCCTAATGACATAGTTGGTGAAATATTGTcaagagtcggtcaacaatcatcgGTTCACTTGTCTGCTGCCAGATTGGTTTGCAAAGACTCTCTTAAGCAATCCGAACATTATTTGGTTTATCGAAGGCTTTCCTTAGATCGGTGGCCTATCTTAGCTTGGG ACTTAGGGCTTCGTTATTTAGAAGAAGCTTCAAACAACGGGCTGAATCAGgcagtttatgtttatggtttaatCATGTTTTCATCTCATGAATTGGAGGAAAAGGATAAGGGTTTAAAAATACTTAATGCAAGATTTCCACCATTGTCGGATTTGGTGGTTTCTGTCAGAATGGATGTTTATGGTTTGTTACATCAATTATGGCGAAGGAACCTCCATCCTTTTGCTGACTTGGCAACCACTTGCCCTATATCCGGTCACGTACATTATTTCCCATATGTTCATGGCTTTGAACTCACCATACCAGAGTGTATGTCGTGTTTTTGGGCTTATGAGTTAGGTTTGATTATAAATCGATTTAGGTATAAttaa
- the LOC139875885 gene encoding uncharacterized protein, whose product MATSKNIIRVSEIDGRKVNFTIKIKVVRLLQKVGYGYDEGKPTLELIVSDEEGAKIVINIRNSLKAKFDNLIREWGFFCISNAAVVDSPLQFRTKHIQHEYKLMFTKKTTVVPFPPTEWRGTNGLSFIPFDVLRSKGLKVGVSADVIGRVANYSEVHDFRNTDSICSLAPSLSISSAREPNSFFKKAQYVGLDRLNPSMKGIYIIQATINTILYDDTWYYIAYKKCNKSAKPVIPNCDLTLDVDQLLNLERKCYGYINKPDVVVRFKVPIRVENQTGTASFTVFKSVVKKFVIQLAYELMKALSEDDDYLEELELLLQKTLLFKIDVDQQVVFEVVEIEESSEKLTSVGNCASNASESQTVDLSHDTCFSPPLKKIKQEGIKSPPSIKSSTTKVKFSDCPKHLRSSDS is encoded by the exons ATGgccacatccaagaacataattcgGGTTTCAGAGATTGACGGACGGAAAGTTAATTTTACCATAAAAATTAAAGTCGTCCGTCTCCTTCAAAAGGTTGGATATGGTTACGATGAAGGCAAGCCAACTTTGGAGTTAATCGTTTCGGATGAGGAG GGCGCTAAGATTGTCATCAACATCCGTAACTCCCTTAAGGCCAAATTTGATAACCTCATTAGGGAATGGGGCTTCTTTTGTATTTCTAATGCTGCTGTAGTTGATAGTCCGCTACAATTTCGGACCAAACATATCCAACATGAGTATAAACTCATGTTTACTAAGAAAACAACTGTTGTGCCATTCCCACCAACTGAATGGAGAGGAACTAATGGTTTAAGTTTCATCCCTTTCGATGTTTTGAGATCTAAAGGCCTTAAAGTTGGAGTTTCAGCAG ATGTTATTGGACGTGTAGCAAATTATTCTGAAGTACATGATTTTCGAAACACTG ATTCCATTTGTTCGTTAGCtccttcattgtcaatttcttctgCACGTGAGCCAAACTCCTTTTTTAAAAAGGCTCAGTATGTTGGTTTAGATCGCTTGAACCCGTCCATG AAAGGCATTTATATTATTCAGGCCACAATCAATACCATTCTTTACGATGACACTTGGTACTACATTGCCTACAAGAAGTGTAATAAGAGTGCTAAACCTGTTATCCCCAACTGTGATCTTACCTTGGACGTTGATCAACTTTTAAACTTGGAACGGAAGTGTTACGGTTATATCAATAAGCCGGACGTGGTAGTGAG GTTTAAAGTGCCGATTCGTGTAGAAAATCAAACCGGCACAGCGTCTTTCACTGTTTTCAAATCTGTTGTGAAGAAGTTCGTTATCCAATTGGCTTATGAGTTAATGAAGGCGTTGTCTGAAGATGATGATTATCTTGAAGAGCTGGAACTTCTTTTACAGAAGACCCTTTTGTTTAAGATAGAT GTCGATCAACAAGTGGTTTTTGAAGTTGTTGAGATTGAAGAATCATCTGAGAAACTTACTTCAGTTGGGAAT TGTGCCTCTAATGCTTCTGAAAGTCAGACCGTTGATCTCAGTCATGATACCTGTTTCAGCCCACCTCTCAAAAAAATCAAACAAGAAGGAATCAAATCTCCACCATCTATTAAGTCTTCAACAACCAAAGTTAAATTCTCTGATTGTCCGAAACATTTACGCTCATCCGATTCATGA